Within the Microbacterium terricola genome, the region TGGAGCGCATGTACGGCGGCAACCACCCCGACCCCAACGTCATGTACTACATCACCGTGTACAACGAGCCGCTCGTGCAGCCGGCCGAGCCGGAGGGCGTCGATGTCGACGGCATCGTTCGCGGCATCCACCGCATCTCGACCGGCGAGGGCGACGGCCCCCGCGTGCAGCTGCTCGCCTCGGGCGTCGGCGTGCCGTGGGCGATCGAGGCGCAGCAGCTCCTGCGCGACGACTGGGGCGTCCAGGCGGACGTCTGGTCGGTGACCTCCTGGACCGAGCTGCGCCGCGACGGCCTCGCCGTCGACGAGCACAACTTCCTGCACCCGGGCGAGGAGCCGCGGACGGCCTACGTCACCGAGAAGCTGCGCGACAGCGCGGGTCCCGTGATCGCCGTGAGCGACTCCATGCAGGCGGTCCAGGACCAGATCCGTCCCTGGGTGCCGAACCGGTTCGCGACGCTCGGAGCCGACGGCTTCGGCTTCTCCGACACGCGCGCGGCCGCTCGCCGCTTCTTCAAGATCGACGGCCCCTCGGTCGTCGTCCGGGCGCTGCAGTCGCTGGCCGAGGAGGGTGTCGTCGACCGTGGGCTCGCCGCCCAGGCCATCGAGCGCTACCGCCTCCACGACGTGACTGCCGGCACCAGCGGCAACGCGGGCGGGGAGAGCTGACGGCCCCGATGACCGACCGCCCTGCCTCGACGGAGAAGGCCGAGACGCTCGCGTGGCTCAGGCGCATCTCCGGCGATCTCGCGACCGCCACGATCAAGCGTCTCGAAGACACGCTGCCGTGGTACGCCGACATGCCGCCCGCGCGGCGGTCGGCGGTCGGTCTGGTCGCGCAGGCGGGCATCACGGCGTTCATCCAGTGGTACGAAGACCCCACCTCGACGCCCTGGATCGCAGCTGACATCTTCGCGGCGGCCCCGCGTGAGCTGCTGCGCAGCGTCAGCCTCACCCAGACGCTCCAGCTGATCCGCGTGACGGTCAGCGTCACCGAGGAGCGCGTCGCCGGCAAGGGCGACGCGCTCCGCGAGGGCATCCTGCTGTACTCGCGGGACGTGGCCTTCGCCGCGGCCGACGTGTACGCCAGGGCGGCGGAGGCGCGCGGGCTGTGGGATGCGCGTCTCGAGGCGCTGGTCGTCGACTCGATCCTGACGGGCGAGGCCGACGAGGAGCTCCCCAGCCGCATCGCCGCGCTCGGCTGGCACGGTCACGGCGAGGTGTCCGTGCTCGTGGGGACCACTCCCCCGCAGTTCGACGTCGACCAGCTGCGCCGCACCGCCCGCAAGCTCGATGTCGACGTCCTCATCGGCGTGCAGGGATCCCGGCTCGTCCTCGTGATCGGCCGGGCCGAGATCCCGAACCGCGCCGAGGACGACGTCGAGCTGCCCTTCCCCGAGATCGCCCGCCGGCTCGAGCCCGGCTTCGGTCCGGGCTACCTGGTGCTCGGCCCCGCCGTCCCGGCGCTGATCGACGCCGGTCAGAGCGCTCGCGCGGCCCTCGCCGGGTTCGCCGTCGCCCGTGCGTGGCGTCACGCACCGCGTCCGGTCGAGGCCGACGATCTGCTGCCGGAGCGCGCGCTCGCGGGCGACCCCCTCGCGAAGCAGACGCTCGTGGAGCGGATCTACCGCCCCCTCCAGGCGCACAGCACCGACCTCGTCGCGACCCTGTGGAGCTACCTCGACAACGGCCGCTCGCTGGAGGCCACCGCCCGCGAGCTGTTCGTTCACCCGAACACCGTGCGGTACCGGCTGAAGCGGGTATCCGATGTGATCGGCTGGGATGCGACGGGACCCCGCGAGGCGCTGATCCTGCAGACGGCGCTCATCCTGGGCTCGATCGGGACGGACGCGACTCGTCGCCGCTCCGCTCAAGTGCGCCGCCCTACGGCGTGACTGTTCAGCAGGTACAAACCTTTCCGGCATTCTTGTGCCGAGTCCGCCAGAGGCCGCGGCCGATCCTTGACAGGATGGAACGGTGATGATCGCCGTCTTCCCCGGTCAGGGTTCGCAGACTCCCGGATTCCTGGTCCCCTGGCTCGAACTCGACGGCGCGCGCGAGCGTCTCGAGGCGTACTCCGAGTGGTCGGGCGTCGACCTCGTCGCCGCGGGCACCGAGTGGGACGCCGACCGCATCCGCGACACCCGGATCGCCCAGCCGCTCATCGTCGCAGCGAGTCTGCTGTCGTGGAACGCGTTGTCCGACCGCAGCGGCATCAGCGGCGTCGCGGGCCACTCCGTCGGCGAGTTCGCCGCCGCAGCGGCCGCCGGCATCCTGTCCGAAGAGGACGCGCTGCGCCTCGTCGGCATCCGCGGCCGTGCGATGGCCGAGGCTGCCGCTGCCGCACAGACCGGGATGAGCGCGGTGCTCGGCGGCGACGAGCAGGCGGTCGTCGATCGACTCGGCGAGCTCGACCTCACCCCCGCGAACTACAACGGCGGCGGCCAGCTGGTCGCTGCCGGCACGCTCGACGCCCTCGCACAGCTGGCGGCCGAGCCCGTGCCCGGCACACGCGTCATCCCGCTGCAGGTCGCCGGGGCGTTCCACACCCGCTTCATGGCGCCCGCGGTGCAGGAGCTCCGCGACGCGGCGGCGGGGACGGATGCTGCCGATCCGGCCGTGACGGTCTGGACGAACCGCGACGGCTCCGCCGTGGCCTCCGGCAGCGCCTTCGTCGATCTGCTGATCGAGCAGGTGTCCTCGCCCGTGCGCTGGGATCTCTGCATGGCCGCGTTCGCGGAGGCGGGCGTCTCCGGCCTGATCGAGCTGGCCCCAGCGGGTACGCTGACCGGACTGGCCAAGCGCGCGCTGCGCGGCACCCCGGCCGTGGCCGTCAAGACGCCGGCCGACCTCGCGGCCGCCGGCGCCCTCATCGCGGGAGAGAACGCATGACCCCCACCCTCACGCAGGCCACCGGGCCCGCGCATACCCGGATCTACGCCTACGGCGCGGCCCGAGGCGAGAACTTCGTCACCAACGACGACCTGGTCGGGCCGATCGACTCGAGCGATGAGTGGATCCGGCAGCGCACGGGCATCGTCACGCGCGTGCGCGCCGACCGCGGCACCACCGCCATCGATCTGGCCACCGACGCCGCCCGTGAGGCCGTCGAGCGCTCAGGCGTCGCCCCCGAGCAGATCGACGCGGTGATCGTCGCGACGATCTCCAACCCGAAGCAGACCCCCTCCGTCTCCGCCATCGTCGCCGACCGCATCGGGTCGAACCCGGCCGCGGCGTACGACCTGAACGCGGCGTGCGCCGGCTTCGCGTACGGCGTGGCGCAGGCCGACGCCCTCATCCGCGCCGGCGCCGCGACCTACGCCGTCGTCATCGGCACCGAGAAGCTGAGCGACATCGTCGACCCCACCGACCGCAGCATCTCCTTCCTCCTCGGCGACGGAGCCGGCGCGGTCGTCATCGGACCGAGCGACACGCCGGGCATCGGACCCACCGTGTGGGGATCGGACGGCTCGAAGGCCGAGGCCGTCGGTATGAACTTCACGCTCACCGAGTTCCGCGACGGACAGGCTCCGTGGCCGACGCTCCGCCAGGAGGGGCCGACCGTCTTCCGGTGGGCGGTATGGGAGATGGTGAAGGTCGCGCGGCAGGCGATCGACGCCGCCGGGATCACCGCATCCGATCTCGCCGCCTTCGTCCCCCATCAGGCCAACATGCGCATCATCGACGAATTCGCGAAGCAGCTGGGGCTGCCCGAGTCCGTGGTGATCGGCCGCGACATCGAGACGACCGGCAACACGTCCGCCGCGTCGATCCCCCTGGCCACGCACCGGCTGCTCGAGGAGCACCCCGAGCTGAGCGGCGGACTCGCCCTCCAGATCGGCTTCGGCGCGGGGCTCGTGTTCGGCGCCCAGGTCGTCGTGCTCCCCTGACCCCAGACCCCCGACCATAGACTGGACCCCGCCCGCGAGGGCATCCGAAGAACAGGAGAAACCATGGCATTCACCAGCGAAGAGGTCCTCGCCGGACTCGCTGAGCTCATCACCGACGAGACCGGCATCTCGGCCGACGAGGTCGCGCTCGAGAAGTCGTTCACCGACGACCTCGACATCGACTCGATCTCGATGATGACGATCGTCGTCAACGCCGAGGAGAAGTTCGGCGTGACCATCCCCGACGACGAGGTCAAGAACCTCAAGACCGTCGGCGACGCCGTCACCTTCATCACGTCCAACCAGGCGTAGCGACCATCCGGTGGGGGCATCACGCCCCCACCGGCACTCCCGGAGGTTCCAACCCGTTATGAGTACGCCCCGCATCGTCGTGACCGGGATCGGCGCATCGTCGCCGATCGGCGGAACCGCACCCGAGAGCTGGTCGGCACTGCTCGACGGCGCTTCGGGCGCCCGCACCCTCGAGCACGACTGGGTCGAGCAGTACAACCTGCCCGTCACCTTCGCCGCAGAGGCGCTGGTGCGCCCCGACACGATCCTCGAGCGACCCGTCGCCAAGCGCCTCGACCCGTCGTCGCAGTTCGCGCTCGTGGCCGCGCAGGAGGCCTGGCAGGATGCCGGTGCGCCAGAGGTCGACCCCGAGCGACTCGGTGTGGACTTCGCCACGGGCATC harbors:
- a CDS encoding ACP S-malonyltransferase, giving the protein MMIAVFPGQGSQTPGFLVPWLELDGARERLEAYSEWSGVDLVAAGTEWDADRIRDTRIAQPLIVAASLLSWNALSDRSGISGVAGHSVGEFAAAAAAGILSEEDALRLVGIRGRAMAEAAAAAQTGMSAVLGGDEQAVVDRLGELDLTPANYNGGGQLVAAGTLDALAQLAAEPVPGTRVIPLQVAGAFHTRFMAPAVQELRDAAAGTDAADPAVTVWTNRDGSAVASGSAFVDLLIEQVSSPVRWDLCMAAFAEAGVSGLIELAPAGTLTGLAKRALRGTPAVAVKTPADLAAAGALIAGENA
- a CDS encoding acyl carrier protein, with the translated sequence MAFTSEEVLAGLAELITDETGISADEVALEKSFTDDLDIDSISMMTIVVNAEEKFGVTIPDDEVKNLKTVGDAVTFITSNQA
- a CDS encoding PucR family transcriptional regulator, which codes for MTDRPASTEKAETLAWLRRISGDLATATIKRLEDTLPWYADMPPARRSAVGLVAQAGITAFIQWYEDPTSTPWIAADIFAAAPRELLRSVSLTQTLQLIRVTVSVTEERVAGKGDALREGILLYSRDVAFAAADVYARAAEARGLWDARLEALVVDSILTGEADEELPSRIAALGWHGHGEVSVLVGTTPPQFDVDQLRRTARKLDVDVLIGVQGSRLVLVIGRAEIPNRAEDDVELPFPEIARRLEPGFGPGYLVLGPAVPALIDAGQSARAALAGFAVARAWRHAPRPVEADDLLPERALAGDPLAKQTLVERIYRPLQAHSTDLVATLWSYLDNGRSLEATARELFVHPNTVRYRLKRVSDVIGWDATGPREALILQTALILGSIGTDATRRRSAQVRRPTA
- a CDS encoding beta-ketoacyl-ACP synthase III, which encodes MTPTLTQATGPAHTRIYAYGAARGENFVTNDDLVGPIDSSDEWIRQRTGIVTRVRADRGTTAIDLATDAAREAVERSGVAPEQIDAVIVATISNPKQTPSVSAIVADRIGSNPAAAYDLNAACAGFAYGVAQADALIRAGAATYAVVIGTEKLSDIVDPTDRSISFLLGDGAGAVVIGPSDTPGIGPTVWGSDGSKAEAVGMNFTLTEFRDGQAPWPTLRQEGPTVFRWAVWEMVKVARQAIDAAGITASDLAAFVPHQANMRIIDEFAKQLGLPESVVIGRDIETTGNTSAASIPLATHRLLEEHPELSGGLALQIGFGAGLVFGAQVVVLP